GAAAATCCCTTTGAAAGTATTGATATTGAACGGACTGAAGATGACTGGATTTATTGTAAGATAGAATATGAACCAGAATTGGACGGTTTTCAATTTGTTGGTTATGGCGGTCCAGAGAATTTAGAAGAAATCCTAACAGTCTTTAAAAAATGGGTTGAATAACAAAATCTTATTAAAGTAAAGCTGAGCGAATACTGAATAAAGAAATAAATTAAGGTGATGAAAATGATAAAAAACGTTGAACTAATTACAAATGAAATTCAAGATTTTTCACTAATAAACATTAAGCTTATAACTGGTTTCTTTGTTTCTTTTTACAAAGAATTTGAAGAAAACAAATCCTTACTAGAAATTGATTTTGTTATTGAAGGTGAGAACGGTAATAAGTTCCTTGCAAATTTCCACTTTCATAATCCACAAAATATTCGTTATGAAAGTGGTGGTCCATATCATCAAATATCAATAAAAATTCAGGACATTGAGGATATAGGTTGGGAAAATAAAAGGTATGAAGTGATAGACTTTGAAGGAGACACTCTTCAGTTTTACTGTTCTGATATTGAAGTAATGTCTATAAAAGGAACTATTTATTCCATATAAGCTTGTTGTGCTAGCGGGTGCTTTCCTCAAAAATGAAAGCACAATATTTATTGAATTGATAACAAATCGTTGTTGAACTAACGAGTGCAGTTTAGTGAAAAACTATGAAAGGAAATGAATAAATGTGAATGACTTTGATAAGATGGACAAGTTATTGCAAAAATTTATAAAAGAAATACCAACCATGGAAAATAAGGATGATTTAATAAATCGTTATATGAAATCCATTGATGACAATATTGATCCATCTATTTACCTTAAACAATTAAAACTAAGTTATAAAGAGTTTGAAAGATGGCTTCATGACCTATTGAATAGTGAAATGATATCAGACGAGATTGTTGCTTTAAATTTTGGACTTTTTGAAAATGAGTATACAATTCAACTCTATATTACAGGTTCTAAGGAATGGGAGTTCGATGATGATGACTGGGCTTGTAATAATGATTATTTCCCAAAAGGAAGGTATGCTTCAATTAATATTTATAAAGAATTAAAAATTTTATTAGAAAACGAATTTGACCTGGGGTTATTTATGACAATCGCTA
This genomic interval from Lottiidibacillus patelloidae contains the following:
- a CDS encoding immunity 53 family protein, translating into MEAVMGTLNWIQKWYVKQCNGDWEHSNGVRIDTIDNPGWKVQISVEDTDINENPFESIDIERTEDDWIYCKIEYEPELDGFQFVGYGGPENLEEILTVFKKWVE